CGCTGCTGACGGTGGCACAGCTACGCGGCATCTTCTCGGGCCAGACCACCAACTGGAGCCAACTCAGCGGCCAGAAAAAGCTAGGGGCCATCAATGTGGTGTTTGATGCCAACCGCAGCAGCACCAGCCGCTTCCTGCGCGACACGCTGCTGCACGGCGCGGCGCTGAGTCCGAAAGCCTTCGCGGCGCAATCAAACCCAAAGCTGCTCGACTATGTGGCTACCCACCCCGCAGCCATTGGGGTAGTGGGCGTGAACTGGATTTCGGATTTTGACGACCCTACCGTGCGCGACTACCGGCGGCGCATTCGGGTGGCGAGTATCACGGCCCGCCCTAATCCCAAGCCCAGCGATTATATTCAGCCTTTTCAGGTATACCTGGCCCCGATGACGCCGCAGTTGCTGCGCGACAACCCCGAGCTGCAGCAATACCCGCTGCGGCGCGATATCTACGCTATTAGCCGCGAGGCGCGGGCGGGGCTGGGGTCGGGCTTCGTTTCGTTCGTGGCGGGGCAGAAGGGGCAGCTTATCTTTCAGAAATCGGGGCTGATGCCGGCCAATATGCAGGCCCGCATCGTGACCACTAATAAGCGCCAGTGAACTACCAGGGCCCGACCCGCGTAGTATACCCACGTTACTTTCACCAAAACCTTACCCTTTTTCCCCTTCCGTATGCCTTTTAAGCCTTGGAAACCGCTGCTGCTGACCGCCCTCGCCGTAGGGGCCGGCGCTACGGCCGCCACCGCCCAAAACGTAGCTTCCGCCCAAAAAGCCATTGAGCTGGGTCGCTATAATGAGGCCCGTGCCGACTTGCGCGGTAATACTAGCCCCGAAGCCAATTTTGAGCTGGGCCGCATTTACCAGAAGCGCGACATTGCCGATTCGGCCAGCTACTACTTCAATAAGGCCGCCGGTCCTACCCCCTTTGGGATGATAGCTGAGGGCCGGGCACTGCTCGCTAAAGGCAGTAACGCCGAAGCCGACGCCAAGTTTGACGCCGCCGCCAAAGCCACCAAGAATAAGGATGCCAAGGTGCTGACCATGATTGCGCAGGCCTACGGTGAGTCGGATGTGAAGGACATTACCCGCGCCCTGACCTACGAGAAAGCTGCTGAAGCTGCCAACAAAGGCAAGGACAACCCGGAGTTGATGATTGCCCGTGGCGACATCTACCTGCACTCGGACCAGGGCGGCGGCGAAGCCATGAGCAGCTTTGACCGCGCTACCGCTGCTGATGCCAATAACGCCGAAGCCTACTATAAAAAGGGTGTGCTGAACGTGCGCAGCCGCAACGGAGCCGGCGCGAAGGAAAACCTGGACAAGGCTATTGCGCTCAACCCCAACTATGCGCCGGCTTATAAAGAGCTGGCGGAGATGTATTACTCAGCTGGCCAGTATCCGAAGGCCCTAGAGACTTTTCAGCAGTACCAGACTAAAGCAGAGAAGTCGTCTGACACCGATGCGGAATACGCCTCGTTCTTGTACCTGACTAAGAAGTACCCCGAGTCGTTAGCGGAAATCAACAAGGTACTGGTAGTGGAGCCTAACAACCTGACGATGAATCGCCTAAAGGCTTACACCCTGTACGAAACCAGCGATTATGCTGGCGCTACTACGGCAATGGACCAGTACATGAAAATAGCGCCAGCCGATAAGATTATCCCGGAAGACTATTCATACCAGGCCAAGATTTTACTGAAGTCGGGCCGGAGCGACGAAGCCCTTTCGGTGCTACAAAAGGCTATTTCGCTAACTGCCGACCCGGATAAGAAGGCCGACCTGCAAAATGACCTTGCTACTGCCTACATGGCGAAGAAGGATTATCCGGCGGCTATCAAAATCTACACCGATAAGTTGAAGACGCCGCAAGGCGACCTCACCGACCAATTTCGCTTAGCTAGTGCCTATAATAACAATAAGCAGTACGTGAAGGCCGATAGCGTATACGGCATCATCACCACGGCCAAGCCTACTTACGCGCCGGCTTGGCAGGCTCGGGCCCAGGCCAATTTCTACCAGGATACCGATTCAAAGCAAGGACTGGCTAAGCCTTATTACGAAAAATATATCGAGATAGCCAGTACCGACCCCGAGAAGTATAAGAGCGGTTTGGTTGAGGCAAATAACTACCTAGGGTACTACAACCTGCAAAAGGGTGATAAGCCCACTGCCTCAACGTACTACGAGAAAGTGCTAGCTATCGACCCGACCAACAAGGACGCTACCAACGCGATGAAAATCATCAAAGGTGTACCAGCTCGTAAAGCGACGCCGATTCGCAAGAAATAATGGATTGACTTTCTACAAAGAGGCCCTGCACAGCTTATGCGGGGCCTCTTTCTGCGTTTAGGGGGTAGAGATGCTAGTGGCTCTCGGCCCAGGTTTCCCATTTGGCCAGCGCAGCGGCAAAATCGGCGGGCAGCTCGACTTCAAAGTACTGGTGCGCGCCCGTGGAGGGGTGGGTGAAGCCCAGTGAGCGGGCGTGCAGCGCTTGGCGGGACAGCAGCGCGAAGCAGTTCTCCACAAAAGCCTTGTACGTCCCCGTAGCCTGCCCCGCCCGGATGCGGTCACCCCCATAGGTAGCGTCGCTAAACAGCGGGTGGCCTATATGCTGCATGTGGACCCTAATCTGGTGGGTGCGTCCGGTTTCGAGGCGGCATTCCAGTAGGGTAACGGGGCCATAGCGGCGCAACACGCGGTAGTGCGTCACGGCGGCCTTGCCCTGTTCGCCGTCAGGGTACACCGCCTGCACCTTGCGGTCGCGCAGGCTGCGGCCGATGTGCCCGCGCACGGTACCTTCGTTTTCTTCAAACGCGCCCCACACCAGCGCCAGGTAGCTACGCTCGATGGTATGGTAAAAAAACTGCTGCGAGAGGTGCGTCATAGCCCAGTCCGTCTTACCCACTACCAGCAGGCCAGACGTATCCTTATCGATGCGGTGCACCAGGCCGGGCCGAATCTCGCCGTTACGACCAGTAGGTAGGTTTTCGAGGTGATAGGCGAGGCCGTTGACCAGCGTTCCTTCCCAGTGCCCGTAGGCGGGATGCACTACCAGCCCGGCGGGCTTGTTCACCAGCAGCAGGTCGGCATCCTCGTAGCAAATATCCAGAGGCATTTCCTGCGGAATAACCTTACCCGTGCGCGGCGGCTCGGGCAGCGTGATGGTAATCACATCGGCGGGCCGCACCCGGTAGTTAGGCTTGGTCACGCGGCCGTTCACCTGCACTGCCTCGGCCCGAATGGCATCCTGAATCTTGGTACGCGAGGCGTTAGCCAGCCGGTTGAGCAGAAATTTATCGAGGCGTAACAATTCCTGGCCGCGGTCGGCCACGATGCGATGATGCTCATACAGCTCATCGCCCCCGTCGGTATCGTCCGGCTCCAACTCAGGGTCGGCGGGGGGGTAGGGGGAAGGAGGCAGCATAGCGGAAGAGATTAACAACGCAAAAAAGCCGGAACCTGGGGCTCCGGCTTCTTCAAATTTAAGAGGGGTAGGCGCTTACTTGCGCTTCTTCTGCGGGGCAGCGGGCACCGTAGAGGTAGTTCTTGGCGCTTGGGTGAGCGGCGCAGCCGGTGCGTTGGCGGTCGGCGTGATACCCATTTTCTTCAAAATGATATCAGATACGTCGCCGTCCTTAGGGCCGTGCAGCAGCACTGGGTTGCTACCCGAGTCCGAATTCAGGATGTAGGTATAGCCGTTGTCCGTGGCTACGGCATCAATAGTCTTTTGAATCTTATCCAGCACCGGGCGCAGCAATCCTTGCTGCTTTTGCTGCATCGACTGCTGAGCGCTCTGGCTAAACTCCTGGATACTCTGACCTAGCGTTTGCAGTTCCTTTTCTTTATCAGCCTTGATGACGGGAGTCATCGTCGAAGCGCCCTTCTGGTAGGCTTCCAGCTTGGTTTGGTATTCGCCCTGCTTGCTCTTTACCTGGGCTTCCAGCTGCGTGCCATAAGCTTTCAGGTCCGATTCAATCTGCTTACTTTCGGGCATCTGGCTCAGCACGTATTCCACGCTAGTATAGCCAATTTTAAGGGGAGCCTGGGCCTGGGCGCTCGGAGCGAAAAATGAACCGGCGATTAGCAATGCGGTGGCGAAGGTCAGGTGAAGTTTTTTCACGCGTTTTACGGAGGGAGTCAAGGTTTTGAAAAATTCTGAGTGCAAAGTTAACTATACTAAGGCGTTCGGCCCGGCTTGGCTTTTGTGGCCTTGTCCACTGGCGCTTTAACATCATCGCCCGCGCCCGAATCCGTTTCGAAGGCTGGGTCGGTGCTGGCGGTAGGCGTCTTAGGCGGCATCACCGTTTTCACTGGGCCTTTCGGGCCGGGTTGGTTGCGGGTAGGGCTACCTAGGCCCAGTTCTTCGAGCACAAACTCCGTGTAGTCGTGCGTAGGATTAGCGTAGAGCATGGTCAGGTCGCCGTTGCGGTCAAACATGAAGTCCAATTTACGGAGTTTCACAACTTTCTCCACGGCATCAAAAATCTTGTCCTGCGCGGGCTTGTTCAACTCCACGCGCTTCTTGAAAAGCTGACCCTCGTAACCAAACTGCTTGCTTTCGTAAGCTTTTATTTCCTGCTCTTTTTTGAGAATTTCTTCCTGACGACTCTTTTTCATGGCCTCGGTCAGCACCACTTCCTCCGCTTGGTAGTTACGATAAAGCTTATCGAGGTCTTTTTTCTGGACTTCAATCTCTTTCTGCCAGGTTTCGGTCAGCTTGCTTAGCTCCGTCTGGGCTTGGGCGTATTCCGGCATCTTGCTCATAATGAACTCGGTGTCGATGTAGCCGAATTTCTGCGCCCTGGCCGGGACGAAAGCCCCCAGCAACAGCAGTGCCAGCAGATAACGAGCAACGTGGGTGGTCATAGAAAGAAGCAGATGGGCCGCCGAAACCAGCCTCGGCGGTAGCGGGCACAACGCATCGGCTCAGCTAGTTAGTATCAGCCGCCAGGCAGGGGCAGGCTTTTTGCAAACCGCCCAAGCTAGCTAAAACGTTCAGCTGTCGGCCAGGCACTAGCGAATCTGCTGGCCGATAATGAAGTGGAAGTGGTTGAAATCCTGCGCTGTAGTAGTGCCAGGCGGTGGCACCACCGTATCGAAGGCCCGACCGTAGTCGAAGCCCAGCAGGCCGAATGCTGACATAAAAATGCGCGCCCCGAAGCCCGCCGAGCGATACAGCTTGTAAGGGCTATACTGGCTGTACGTACCCACCGCGTTGCCAGCTTCCGCGAAGCTTAGGATATAGACCGTAGCGGCCGGGTTGAGGCTGACGGGGTAGCGAATTTCGGCCACGTACTTGTTGTAGGCAATGCCGCCGCTCTGGTTGGCTTGCGCCGTAGGGATGGCGTAAGCCCCGTTGGGGTCATCATAGCCGCGTAGGCCGATGTAATCGGTGCCCACCAGAAACGAGCCGCCACCACCGTAGCCCAGGCCCGCACCCCCCATCTTAAAGCGCTCGAACGGTCCTGGGTCACGGTTCTTATTATACGTGCCGATGTAGCCGAAGTGCGCGCGGGTGTTCAGTACCAACTTGCCTACGAGAGGCGTAAACCATGAAGCATCGAACATCCACTTGTGAAACTCGACCCACTCATTGGCGTCAGGATGCGCCCCCTTAAATACTGAGTAGGGCGGCGTCAGGCTCACGCTCAGGCTCAGCGACGAGCCCCGCCGGGTATAGGTCGGGTTGTCGATACTATTGCGAGCCAGCGTGGTATTAAACGTGACGTTATTGGCCGTACCAGTGCTGAAGCCCGGAAACACATTGTAATTTTTTAGATTATACTGGCTGTACGAGAGCGAGTTACTGAGCGAGAAGTAATCGTCGGGCACCCGCAGCTGGCGGCCCAGGCCCACCGTGATGCTATTTGTTTTGAGCGACTGGTTATTGCTAGCATCAAACCGGCTGCCGTAACGCACGATGCTCCGATTCAGGCTCACCGACAGCGACTGCGGCTTGCGCCCGCCCAGCCAAGGCTCCGTGAAGCTGAATGAGTACGCTTGGTATTGAAAACCATTGGCCTGTACGTTCAGGGCCAGGCGCTGGCCATCGCCGGCCGGCACGGGCGTCCAGTTGTGAATGTCGCTGGCTTTACGCAGCGAGAAGTTATTGAATACCAGGCCCACCGTGCCGATAAAGCCCGCGTAGCCACCCCAGCCGCCCGAGAGCGTAATCTGGTCCGAAGGCTTCTCCACCACCGTGTAGTTGATATCTACGGTGCCATCGGCTTGGTTAGGCACGGGGTTAATTCCAATTTTTTCGGGGTCGAAGTAGCCCAGCGTCGCAATCTCGCGCTGCGAGCGGATGAGCAGTTCGCGGTTAAACTTGTCGCCGGGTAGCGTGCGTAGCGTGCGGCGCAGCACGTGGTCCGAGGTCTTGGTATTGCCCGCGATGTTGATGTCCTTTACGCGCGCCTGCACGCCCTCCGAAATGCGCATCTCGATGTCAATCGAGTCGCCTTCGACTTTGGTTTCTACCGGGTCGATGTTGAAGAACAGGTAACCATCGTTCATGTATAGCGAGGTAACATCTTGGCCAGTAGGATTATAGCTCAGGCGCTTATCTAAAATCTCCTTACTGTATGGCGTACCCGGCTTAATACCCAGCACCGAAGACAGCGTTTTGCTATCGTAGAGGTAGTTACCATTCCAGGTGATATGGCGGAAATAATATTTTAGCCCTTCGTCTACTTTCAACTTCACAATCAACCCTTTATCATCGCGCTCAATCGTGTCCGATACTATCGTTGCGTCGCGGTAGCCCTGATTGTTATAAAACTCGACCAGCTTCCTCTTATCATCCTCAAAATCAGAGCGCTGGAACTTACCAGGAGTCAGGAATTTATACGGCTTACGAGCCTTCGTTTTCTTGAACTGCTTGGCCAGCTTCCCATCCGAGAAGGCTTTATTACCTTCAAAATCAATGTCGTGGACGCGTACTTTCTGGCCCTTGTCCACGTCAATCTTCAACGCTACGCTGTTGGAAAGCGCCGAGTCGGCTACCTGGCGAATAGTCACCTTGGTGTCCAGAAAACCCTTGTTAGTGTAGAACTTACGCACCTGCGTGCGGGTATTGGCCAGCAACGCGTCGGTCACCACTTTGCCGCGGATGAGCTTGATTTTCTTATCGATATCGTCGGCCTGCCCTTTGGGAATGCCCTCAAAGGTGAACTTGGAGAGGCGCGGCCGCTCGCGCACGTTGAAGTCCAGAAAAATCTTGTTGCCCTCAGTGCGCGCGACCCCCACCGAAATATCAGCCAGGATACCTTGCGTCCAGATTTTGCGGATGGCCTTGGCAATATCATCGCCCGGCACATTTATCATGTCTCCAATTCGCAAACCCGACAAGCCAATTAGCGTATTGGGGTCCAGGGAGCGGGCTCCACTCACCGTTATACCACCCAACTCGTACTTATGCGGCTCGTCGGTTTCGGGAGGGGTAGCCGCTTCTTGCGCGTGAGCCGGCCGGGCTACCAGCGCGGCCAGCAGCAGTAGCAGGGTAAATAGATGGCTAGAGCGTAGGTATTTACGCATTATCAACGGGAATAACATCAGGATATCGTCAGCTGCTCGCTGGTTTTGCCAAAGCGACGCTCCCGGCCCTGGTAGGCTAATAGAGCATCACGAAAGTGGCTGCGCCGGAAATCGGGCCACAGCACGGGAGTAATATAAAGTTCGGTATAAGCCAGCTGCCAAAGCAGAAAGTTGCTGATGCGCTGCTCGCCGCTGGTCCGAATCAGCAGTTCGGGGTCGGGGATACCGGCGGTTGCCAGGTAGGTAGGTAAGGTAGCTTCGGTGATATCACCCGGCTGGAGCCGCCCGGCCGCTACGTCGGCCGCTAGGCGACGGGCAGCCTGCGTTAGGTCCCAGCGGCCGCTGTAGCTTAGGGCCAGCACCAGCGTCATGCGAGTGCCGCCCTTAGTCAGCTCAGTGGCCTCGGCCAGCTCGCGTTGGCAGTTAGCCGGCAGACTGGTCGTTTCGCCAATGGCTTGCAGGCGTACGCTATTTTTCAGCAACGTACTGGTCTCCTGGCGAATAGTGTGCACAAGTAGTTGCATGAGCGCCATTACCTCCAAGGCCGGGCGGTTCCAGTTTTCGGTCGAGAAAGCGTAAAGTGTGAGGTAGTGCACCCCTAGTTCAGCGGCTTCCTCCACCGTGTCGCGCACCGCCGTAATCGCACTTTGGTGCCCAAACACGCGCAGGCCGCCCCGCTGCTTTGCCCAGCGCCCGTTACCATCCATGATAACGGCCACGTGGGCAGGAATATTAGAGAGGTCAATTGCGGACCGTTCGGCCATTGTTGCGGTTTGCGTATAAGAGCCCGCAAGTTACGCAAAGGGTTGCAGTCCTACCTCACCCATATTTTTTGTCGCCCGCCCGTACCTTCTACCTCATCCAAGCATCGCTTTGATAATCAGCCACTCACCATCCTCCATGAGCATCGCCAGGCTATTACTTTAACAGTCTTTTATTGTGCTTATAAGGCAGCGGGCACAGGATTTTGTAAAAGGTGTACGACAGGCTGACGCCCGAATAGTAGTACCAATCCTGGTCGTGGCTGTTAACTAGTAGTGGCGTCTGGTCGCCAGTATGGTCAAGCTGGTCCGTAAACGTCTTGCGCACGCCCATCTCCAGGCCTACGTTGAAGTGCTCGGTAAGCGCTACTTTGAGGCCCGCGCCGGCCGGAATGGCAATACCTACTTTGCCACCCTGCCGGTTGAAGTCGGCCTGCAACGCCGCATTGTCGGTGCGTACTGTCGTATTAACGTAGTAGAGCGCTACCCCACCAAATAAGTAAGGCGAGAAGTGCATTCGGTGTTGGTCGGCCCGCTGGTGATAGTCCAGAAAATTGTACTCCGCCACGCCGGACACTTCCACTACCCCCCCCGAAAGACGTAGTTGCCGGTAACTTTGGAGCGGCGGCACACCACCGTTCACGCCCTCCACATTGGCATCGGCGGCGCGTAAAAATCCGGCCGTAAAGCCCACCCGCGCAGTGATGGGCGCGGAAATATCCTGCCGGTAAAATACTGTGAGGGCTGGGCGGCTGTTTTGCCACTGCAACTGTGGCGATATCTCGCCCTTGTAGTTCGTAGCCCCTACCCCAATACCGATTTCGCTGGTATGCTGCGCCAGGGCCGGGGTAGCCCAAAAAAAGGCACTCCCCGCCAGCCCAAGGGCGACGGGGAGAGTGGAAGAAAACCGGAAAACGGCCATGCGGCAAACTGTAAGTAAAACGTCCAGCCAGCCGGCAAAAGCTTAGCGGAACTTAGGGTTCTTAATTTTCGGATTCAGAATATAGTTGAGCGAGAAGCCGGTAACGGTGTACCAGTCCGTCTTGCCCTGCCCACGCTTGGCACCGGGGAGGAAGCCCCCCGCTACCCCAGTCGAGGTATTGGTGATGCCACCCGGCGCGTTACCACCGCCATAACCGCCAAAATATTGTGCAGGAGCCGTTGCGTTAGATAAATTAGCATAATTACCGCTCACATCATCCAGGTAGCCGGTGAAGGTTTTGCGGAAACCAACTTCAAACGACGCATCTAGCTGCCGGTTGATGCGGTAGCGCACGCCGGCCCCGAAGGGAATGGAAAACTGAAATTTGCTGTAATCCTTACCCTCCGTTTTGAGGGACTGCAAATCTACATAGTTTCCGTTCTGGTCCTTGCCCTGTGGGCTGTGGTGGAAGCCCGCTACCCCAACGAATAGGAAAGGAACAAAGTCTGGGCGCTTAAGGTAGTTGTTGCGGTTCTCGATGAGGTCTACTACCATCACGGCGGAAGCTTCATAGATATCGTTGCGGAAGTTCATATTCCGCGTGTAGCGGTAGCGGGCGTTAGCGTCGTCCCGGTTCGCGTTCGTATTGTCATCGGCCGTAATGCGGCCGTAGGCAACGGCGAAACGGCCCGAAACGCGCGGAAAGAAGCGATGTGTGATGTTCACTCCAATATTGGGGCGGGTATCACCGGCGTGAAACGACGCGAAATTGGTCGCTGGGTTCAAGTCACCGAAGTAGTTCATCGCGTTCAGGCTCACTCCGATAGAAGTGTATTGCTTACGCTTACTGAACTGCTGGGCATCCGCTCGTTGCGCCGAACCTAATAGCGCGAGCCCCGCGAGCAGGGCGGTAGAATAGGTGAAAATCTTAGTCATAAGGCGCTGGGTAGAGAATTATCAAGCTGATGGACTGAAAACCTAACGGGACGTGGCTCGCAGTGAATACAAAAGTAAGGGTCAGAGGGAACTAAAAAAATTTATGGGACGCATTTGTCCAATTTCCGGCTCTATTTCAATTGTAGCGTAGTAGCCGGATTGCGGCGGTCGAGGCCCCAATTAAGCTTGTTACGCAGCGTGCTCAAAAAATTGACGTGATTAAGCTTAACGAGGCGGGCGTTGAAGTTCTCGCGGCGGACGGCAATCTGCACGCTGGCCTCGACGGGCATGGAGCGCGAGTCGAGGGCGAGCAGATAGTTGGTGGCCCGGCCTTCTATCTCGAATGAAATGATACTTTGGTCAGATACGATGAGCGGGCGAACGTTCAAATTGTGGGGGCATACGGGAGCAATGATAAAATTGTTGGTTTGCGGCAGCATCACCGGGCCGCCGCAGCTCAGCGAGTAGCCCGTTGAGCCGGTGGGCGTTGACACCACGAGCCCATCGGCCCAGTAAGAATTTAAGTACTCGCCATTGATATAGGTATGCACAACAATCATGGAGGAAGTATCGCGCTTCAGAATACTAAATTCGTTCAGCGCGAAATTCAGCTGCCCAAATACGTCGGGGTCGGTATCGAGGCGGAGCAGGCTGCGGTCTTCCAAGGTGAAATGGCCGCGAAACAACGCTTCGATGGCCTGCGGAATATAGTCGGGGTTAATGGGTGCTAGGAAGCCCAGCCGCCCGGTGTTAATGCCAAGAATAGGAATTTGCAAAGCTCCAACGTAGGTAACTGTGTCGAGTAGCGTACCATCGCCGCCGATGCTGAGCACAAATTGTGTGCCGCGCAACGAGTCGCCGCGCCGAAAGGTGTGGGTGCCAGGGGGTAGGCGCAGGCGAGAGGAAATAAATTCGTGAAACGACTCGACCACCAAAATCTCGGTTTGGCGGGCCGCTAGCTCATCAAATAGGCCCTGAATGAAGGGAGTAGCCGCGGGGTCGAAGGGCTTGCCCAAGATGGCAATTTTCATACTAAAAAAGATAATTGCCCGGCGCTTAAATGGGAAAGGTGGAGCGAAAGAAGAAGCCCAGATTGGGATATACGGTGAGGGTACGAATTAATTCCAGGCAAAATACCCGGTCATAATACGTCACAAAATGCACGCCGGCCCCCACGGAGGCTTGCAGCTGGCCCGGCAGCTGGTTACTGGGGCGCGCGGGCAGGCCCACGCCACCGCCGGTAAGGCCCGCATCAGCGAAGGCGTTGAGGTAGATGGCTAGGGGTAGGGTGTTAATTTTGGGGTTGTTGACGAACGGGATGCGCAGCGGGGGCGGGGCCCAGGCGCGCCAGCTCAGGCCCTGCTGCACCACGCCGTAGCTGCGGCCCTCCACAATGTAGAAGTCGTAGCCCCGCACCAAGGCATCGTAGCCCAGCGAACGGGCATCGACTTCGGCCAGACGGGCGGCGAAAAGCCGGGTTTGGGCGGCCAGGCCCAGGGCGTAGTAAAACTGGTGCCCCAGGCTGAGGTAGCGTGAATAGCGTCCGCGCAGCGTGGCGTAGGCGGGTGAGCGGTCGGGGCTGCCCACAAACTGCCGAAACGTAAGCCCCCCCGACATAAACTGCCCCGTGAGGGGGTAGGCGAAGGTATTGCGCTGGTTATTAGTAGTAATGAAACTAGCCTCCAGGTACTGGCGCTGCTGGAAGCCCAGCAAGTAATCAGGGTTGAGGCCCAGGATGAGCGGGCTCACCTGCTCGCGGTGGTACGACACATCGAACGCCGACGACAGCTGCACGGTGTGGCGCAGCCGCAGCCCGCCCGTGAGGTAAAAGCGCTGGATGGGAAAAGCATCTTCTTCCGCGCTGGGTAAGCTCAGACGGCGGTCGCCAATGATGTTATAGTCCAGGTTGCGGCTTTGGTAGTACGAGATGCCCAGCCCCAGCCCTACCCGGCGGCGGCGGCCAAAGCCCGGCGCTTCATAAAATAGCTCGTACTTACGATTGAAGCCCAGCTGAATATTGGCCGTGAGCTGCTCGGCCCGGCCCCGGAAGTTGGTATCTACCAGGTGCAAGCCGTAATCGATGCGGTGCCAGCGGTCGGGGCGGGTGCGCCACACGTTGAAGTCTTCGCTCAACGACAGGATGGGGGTAGGCAGAATGTACCAGCGCTCCTGCACGCTGAAGAGCACCGTGAGCTGGCCCGTGCCGCCGCAGCTGGCCTGCGCCAGCACCGCGTGAAAAAGCTGAAGATTAAACAGGCGGCGGCGATTAACTTCGAGACGGGCCGGCAGGTCGGCCACCGTCAACGAGTCACCTTCATGGAAGTTCAGCTCGGCGCGCAGGGTGCGCTCGCGGGTGCGGTTGTTGCCCACGAACAGAATGGCTACTATGCGCACCCGCCGCATGGGGCACGCGCCCACCCGCACCAGCGTATCGGTGGGAGCCACCACGGGAGCAAGCGGCGGCGGATGGCGCTCCTGGCTCAGCTCGCGCAGGCTATCGGGCGGAGGGGAGGGTAGGGGCGTTTGGGCCACCGCCGGGTGCAGGCCCAGCAGCAGCCAACCTAAGAATACGTTTACTAAGCCTAAAAAATAAACCGGGCCGCGGTGCTTCACCCCGTAAAGCTACACGTTGAGGTAGCGCAACAGCCCATCGAAGCGCTCCTGCTCGCCCTCCTCGGCTGGGGCCTCGCCACTGAACTGCGCCGATACTACGTAGCCAAACCGCTCCAGCGTAGCCGTGATGCGGGCCAAATTATCGGTATTGAGGCGCAGGGTGAGGCGGATGCGGTAGGGGTCGTGCTCATCGGCGCTTACGTGGGCCGAGAGAATCTTGGCGTTGTTTTCCTCCACGTAGCGGCTGATTTGCGAGAGCGAATAGTCGCGCTCCGCCATCGTCAGCACCAGGATACTACCCTGCCCGGCCACGCCCGGCACCGGCCCGAAGGCCGCCAGCGCGTCGCTCACCGTCACGACCCCAGCGTACTCGTGGCGCTCGTCGAGCACGGGCACGAGCTGGATTTTTTGCTCAATAGCCAGTTCCATCACCCGAAAAAAATGCTGGTCGTGCTGCACGTGCGCATCGGCGTAGCCCAGGGGCAGCTCGGC
The genomic region above belongs to Hymenobacter psoromatis and contains:
- a CDS encoding tetratricopeptide repeat protein, with product MPFKPWKPLLLTALAVGAGATAATAQNVASAQKAIELGRYNEARADLRGNTSPEANFELGRIYQKRDIADSASYYFNKAAGPTPFGMIAEGRALLAKGSNAEADAKFDAAAKATKNKDAKVLTMIAQAYGESDVKDITRALTYEKAAEAANKGKDNPELMIARGDIYLHSDQGGGEAMSSFDRATAADANNAEAYYKKGVLNVRSRNGAGAKENLDKAIALNPNYAPAYKELAEMYYSAGQYPKALETFQQYQTKAEKSSDTDAEYASFLYLTKKYPESLAEINKVLVVEPNNLTMNRLKAYTLYETSDYAGATTAMDQYMKIAPADKIIPEDYSYQAKILLKSGRSDEALSVLQKAISLTADPDKKADLQNDLATAYMAKKDYPAAIKIYTDKLKTPQGDLTDQFRLASAYNNNKQYVKADSVYGIITTAKPTYAPAWQARAQANFYQDTDSKQGLAKPYYEKYIEIASTDPEKYKSGLVEANNYLGYYNLQKGDKPTASTYYEKVLAIDPTNKDATNAMKIIKGVPARKATPIRKK
- a CDS encoding PstS family phosphate ABC transporter substrate-binding protein, which translates into the protein MTLTNLIFRPSQAVLLVLSLATGVLTSCHPNRGAGTSEESTDTPTSGHVGISVDETFAPVLESQVDTFQKLYVDAHLKVTYQPEDNVFLDLLNDKVKVVVASRELNAGEKKELDKQNMLPRATKVGIDGLAIILHPSNPDSLLTVAQLRGIFSGQTTNWSQLSGQKKLGAINVVFDANRSSTSRFLRDTLLHGAALSPKAFAAQSNPKLLDYVATHPAAIGVVGVNWISDFDDPTVRDYRRRIRVASITARPNPKPSDYIQPFQVYLAPMTPQLLRDNPELQQYPLRRDIYAISREARAGLGSGFVSFVAGQKGQLIFQKSGLMPANMQARIVTTNKRQ
- a CDS encoding OmpH family outer membrane protein → MTTHVARYLLALLLLGAFVPARAQKFGYIDTEFIMSKMPEYAQAQTELSKLTETWQKEIEVQKKDLDKLYRNYQAEEVVLTEAMKKSRQEEILKKEQEIKAYESKQFGYEGQLFKKRVELNKPAQDKIFDAVEKVVKLRKLDFMFDRNGDLTMLYANPTHDYTEFVLEELGLGSPTRNQPGPKGPVKTVMPPKTPTASTDPAFETDSGAGDDVKAPVDKATKAKPGRTP
- a CDS encoding OmpH family outer membrane protein, producing the protein MKKLHLTFATALLIAGSFFAPSAQAQAPLKIGYTSVEYVLSQMPESKQIESDLKAYGTQLEAQVKSKQGEYQTKLEAYQKGASTMTPVIKADKEKELQTLGQSIQEFSQSAQQSMQQKQQGLLRPVLDKIQKTIDAVATDNGYTYILNSDSGSNPVLLHGPKDGDVSDIILKKMGITPTANAPAAPLTQAPRTTSTVPAAPQKKRK
- a CDS encoding RluA family pseudouridine synthase; this translates as MLPPSPYPPADPELEPDDTDGGDELYEHHRIVADRGQELLRLDKFLLNRLANASRTKIQDAIRAEAVQVNGRVTKPNYRVRPADVITITLPEPPRTGKVIPQEMPLDICYEDADLLLVNKPAGLVVHPAYGHWEGTLVNGLAYHLENLPTGRNGEIRPGLVHRIDKDTSGLLVVGKTDWAMTHLSQQFFYHTIERSYLALVWGAFEENEGTVRGHIGRSLRDRKVQAVYPDGEQGKAAVTHYRVLRRYGPVTLLECRLETGRTHQIRVHMQHIGHPLFSDATYGGDRIRAGQATGTYKAFVENCFALLSRQALHARSLGFTHPSTGAHQYFEVELPADFAAALAKWETWAESH